In one window of Prevotella sp. E13-17 DNA:
- a CDS encoding DUF2490 domain-containing protein: MLGKSLILAIMLLSPPSGYAQQEDDNSFGGWHFVEIAHRFGDSKVTGMLYFEHENYQYKRLDCWYLRPGVRYNVLSWLKLGLSYDYLKVPDTYGHRLVPEVTGTLKEGRLSASLRFRYLHTWKPELHTQDDELRTRLLVSYKIPSLKLIPYVATETFTWGNEWRRTRNYAACAYDVTNYMQAETFYMLTFTKKETQYILGFGMNFTI; encoded by the coding sequence ATGCTGGGTAAGTCTCTGATACTCGCCATTATGCTGTTGTCGCCTCCTTCTGGCTATGCCCAGCAGGAAGATGACAACAGCTTTGGAGGCTGGCATTTTGTGGAAATCGCCCACAGGTTTGGCGACTCTAAAGTGACGGGTATGCTCTATTTCGAGCATGAGAACTACCAGTATAAACGGTTGGATTGCTGGTATTTGCGCCCCGGCGTAAGATATAATGTATTATCATGGCTGAAGTTGGGCTTAAGTTACGACTACTTGAAGGTGCCTGATACATACGGGCATCGTTTAGTCCCCGAAGTAACAGGAACACTCAAAGAGGGACGGCTTTCTGCTTCTTTGCGATTCCGTTATCTCCATACTTGGAAACCAGAACTTCACACCCAAGACGACGAGCTCCGTACCCGGTTATTGGTATCATATAAAATCCCTAGCCTAAAACTTATTCCCTATGTGGCTACTGAAACATTCACTTGGGGCAACGAATGGCGCAGGACTCGCAACTACGCTGCATGTGCCTACGACGTCACCAACTATATGCAGGCAGAAACCTTCTATATGCTTACCTTCACTAAGAAGGAAACGCAGTATATTTTAGGATTCGGTATGAACTTCACAATATAA